From Desulfonatronum thioautotrophicum, the proteins below share one genomic window:
- a CDS encoding molybdopterin-binding protein has protein sequence MQAVPVDQAVNMVLCHDITRIVPGEFKGRAFRRGHVVRAEDIPALRKLGKDHLYVWDLQEGLVHEDDAALRMARAAAGPGVEFGSPSEGRVNLVAQYDGLLKIDVPALGDVNSVDQVVMATIHGNHRVQKGQVVAGTRVIPLVVPERTVARVERICGLAAPLIQVSPFRPMRVGVLTTGSEVYHGRIQDKFGPVLRRKFEELGCVTMPQVFVPDDVDMTVRAIRGLIREGAEMLAVTGGMSVDPDDMTPTSIQAAGGRVVTYGAPTFPGAMFLLAFIDDVPVVGLPGCVMYVRSSIFDLVVPRLVAGETVTRKEIVAMGHGGLCAGCAECRYPICPFGKGA, from the coding sequence CTGCAGGCCGTTCCCGTGGACCAGGCCGTGAACATGGTCCTGTGCCACGACATCACCCGGATCGTCCCCGGCGAATTCAAGGGCCGGGCCTTTCGCCGCGGCCACGTGGTCCGGGCCGAGGACATTCCGGCCCTGCGCAAGCTGGGCAAGGATCATCTCTATGTCTGGGATCTTCAGGAAGGACTGGTTCACGAGGACGACGCGGCCCTGCGCATGGCCCGGGCCGCCGCGGGCCCAGGGGTGGAGTTCGGGTCGCCCTCCGAGGGCCGGGTCAATCTGGTGGCCCAGTATGACGGACTGTTGAAAATCGACGTCCCCGCCCTGGGCGACGTCAATTCCGTGGACCAGGTGGTCATGGCCACGATCCACGGCAACCACCGGGTTCAGAAAGGGCAGGTCGTGGCCGGAACCCGGGTCATCCCCCTGGTGGTTCCGGAGCGGACCGTGGCCCGGGTGGAGCGCATTTGCGGCCTGGCTGCTCCCCTGATCCAGGTCAGTCCGTTTCGGCCCATGCGCGTGGGCGTGTTGACCACGGGCAGCGAGGTCTATCACGGACGGATCCAGGACAAGTTCGGGCCGGTTTTGCGGCGCAAGTTTGAGGAGCTGGGCTGCGTGACCATGCCCCAGGTCTTCGTGCCGGACGATGTGGACATGACCGTTCGCGCCATCCGGGGTTTGATCCGGGAAGGCGCGGAGATGCTGGCCGTGACCGGCGGCATGTCCGTGGACCCGGACGATATGACTCCGACAAGCATCCAGGCCGCCGGGGGCCGGGTGGTGACCTACGGCGCGCCCACCTTTCCCGGCGCCATGTTCCTGCTGGCTTTCATCGACGACGTCCCGGTGGTCGGCCTGCCCGGCTGCGTGATGTACGTCCGAAGCAGCATCTTCGACCTGGTGGTTCCCCGGCTGGTGGCCGGAGAAACCGTCACCCGCAAGGAAATCGTCGCCATGGGCCATGGCGGATTGTGCGCCGGCTGCGCCGAGTGCCGCTATCCGATCTGCCCCTTTGGCAAGGGAGCGTGA